A DNA window from Planctomycetota bacterium contains the following coding sequences:
- the gatC gene encoding Asp-tRNA(Asn)/Glu-tRNA(Gln) amidotransferase subunit GatC, producing the protein MADASPAITDDDVRHVAKLARLAPADEAIHPYAEQLGGILGYIAKIREVDVAGVDPTAHAADLTNVLRQDAVGDPLTVDQVLRNAPDSDPPFFKVPKVLGGDEDSAG; encoded by the coding sequence ATGGCCGACGCCTCGCCCGCCATTACCGATGACGATGTCCGGCACGTCGCCAAGCTCGCCCGCTTGGCCCCCGCTGACGAGGCCATCCACCCCTACGCCGAGCAGCTCGGTGGGATCCTGGGCTACATCGCCAAAATCCGCGAGGTCGACGTCGCCGGTGTCGATCCCACCGCCCACGCGGCCGACCTGACCAACGTGCTCCGCCAAGACGCCGTCGGCGACCCGCTCACCGTCGACCAGGTCCTCCGCAACGCCCCCGATAGCGACCCGCCCTTCTTCAAGGTCCCCAAAGTCCTCGGCGGCGACGAAGACTCGGCGGGGTAA
- the gatA gene encoding Asp-tRNA(Asn)/Glu-tRNA(Gln) amidotransferase subunit GatA: MPLPSLLAARDAIRAKDVSSDELVRAALAAIDQHDQDIKAFVSTDAQRALRRAANVDAGSVTGPLAGVPIAVKDNLCTSWGTTTCSSKMLEHFKSPYDATAIRKLEEAGAVIVGKTNLDEFAMGSSTENSAFGSTRNPWDTDRVPGGSSGGSAAALAAGFCVGSIGSDTGGSIRQPASLCGTVGIKPTYGRVSRYGLVAFASSLDQIGPFAWTVSDAALLLNVLCGHDPLDSTSAPVEVPDFVAEAEKLVQAGSAKGLRIGIAKEFTSAAEQSGGVDPEVQAAFDAALAVLQEHGAEVVDVSLPHTEYGIAAYYVIAPCEASSNLARYDGVHFGHRTSEPVQDIIELFSKSREEGFGPEVKRRIMIGTYALSSGYYDAYYNTALKVRTRIAQDFEQAFQKCDVIASPTSPFPAFKVGEKAADPLSMYLCDVFTVTSNIAGNCSMSVPCGFTSGEKPLPIGLHLIGPAFAESKMLQAGRLFESVTDFHTKRPVFD; encoded by the coding sequence ATGCCTCTTCCTTCCCTTCTCGCCGCTCGTGACGCCATTCGGGCCAAGGACGTCTCCAGCGATGAGCTCGTGCGGGCGGCGCTGGCGGCGATCGATCAGCACGACCAGGACATCAAGGCCTTCGTCTCTACCGACGCGCAGCGGGCGCTGCGTCGAGCGGCCAATGTCGATGCGGGGAGCGTCACCGGGCCGCTGGCGGGCGTGCCGATCGCGGTGAAGGACAACCTGTGCACCAGCTGGGGCACCACGACCTGCTCCAGCAAGATGCTCGAGCACTTCAAGAGCCCCTACGACGCCACCGCCATCCGCAAGCTCGAAGAGGCCGGGGCCGTCATCGTCGGGAAGACGAACCTCGATGAGTTCGCCATGGGCTCGTCGACCGAGAACTCCGCCTTCGGCTCGACGCGGAACCCGTGGGACACCGATCGCGTGCCAGGCGGCAGCTCAGGAGGCTCGGCAGCAGCACTGGCGGCAGGATTCTGCGTCGGCAGCATCGGCTCCGACACCGGCGGCTCCATCCGACAACCCGCCAGCCTCTGCGGCACCGTCGGCATCAAGCCCACCTACGGCCGAGTCAGCCGCTACGGCCTCGTCGCCTTCGCCAGCTCGCTCGATCAGATCGGCCCGTTCGCCTGGACCGTCAGCGACGCCGCCCTGCTGCTCAACGTTCTCTGCGGCCACGACCCTCTCGACTCGACCTCCGCGCCCGTCGAGGTGCCCGACTTCGTCGCCGAGGCCGAGAAGCTCGTTCAGGCGGGCAGTGCCAAGGGGCTCCGCATCGGCATCGCCAAGGAGTTCACCTCCGCCGCCGAGCAGTCCGGCGGTGTCGATCCGGAAGTCCAAGCCGCATTCGACGCGGCGCTTGCCGTCTTACAGGAACACGGGGCCGAGGTGGTCGACGTCAGCCTGCCGCACACCGAGTACGGCATCGCCGCCTACTACGTCATCGCGCCGTGCGAGGCCTCCAGCAACCTCGCCCGCTACGACGGCGTCCACTTCGGCCATCGCACCAGCGAACCGGTCCAGGACATCATCGAGCTCTTCAGCAAGAGCCGCGAAGAAGGCTTCGGCCCCGAGGTCAAACGCCGCATCATGATCGGCACGTACGCCCTTTCCAGCGGCTACTACGACGCGTATTACAACACGGCCCTCAAGGTCCGGACTCGAATTGCACAAGACTTCGAGCAGGCGTTCCAGAAGTGCGACGTCATCGCCAGCCCGACGAGCCCTTTCCCGGCTTTCAAGGTCGGCGAGAAGGCGGCCGACCCGCTGAGCATGTACCTGTGCGACGTCTTCACCGTCACCAGCAACATCGCCGGCAACTGCTCGATGAGTGTGCCGTGCGGCTTCACCTCAGGTGAGAAGCCGCTGCCCATCGGTTTGCATCTGATCGGACCGGCTTTTGCTGAATCCAAGATGCTTCAAGCCGGACGGCTTTTCGAGTCCGTCACCGACTTTCATACCAAGCGCCCTGTGTTTGACTGA